One part of the Segnochrobactrum spirostomi genome encodes these proteins:
- a CDS encoding MarR family winged helix-turn-helix transcriptional regulator, whose product MTQARLLNLLGALALSLGDAQAAAMRGIGRDGPSEGLGPSACAAIVTLGPYPGTSIGRLAKILGLTHSVAVRLVEQLTADGLVARRAGDDRRQVLLALTPAGEALRGRLLAAREAALGAALRRLSGDDVGHLERLLATMLENLTESREQADHICRLCNEDVCSAEKCPVEQTALACEHRTP is encoded by the coding sequence ATGACCCAAGCACGTCTCCTCAATCTCCTCGGGGCCCTCGCCTTGTCGCTCGGCGACGCGCAGGCGGCGGCGATGCGCGGTATCGGCCGGGACGGCCCGTCCGAGGGACTGGGGCCGAGCGCCTGCGCCGCGATCGTCACCCTCGGCCCCTACCCCGGCACCTCGATCGGCCGGCTCGCCAAGATCCTCGGCCTCACCCATTCCGTCGCGGTGCGCCTCGTCGAACAACTCACGGCGGATGGGCTCGTCGCGCGGCGCGCCGGGGACGACCGGCGACAGGTTCTGCTTGCCCTGACACCGGCGGGCGAGGCGCTGCGCGGCCGTCTGCTCGCCGCACGCGAAGCGGCCCTCGGCGCGGCGCTGCGGCGCCTTTCGGGGGACGATGTCGGCCATCTCGAGCGCTTGCTCGCGACCATGCTCGAAAACCTCACCGAAAGCCGGGAACAGGCCGACCACATCTGCCGCCTCTGCAACGAGGATGTCTGCTCCGCGGAGAAGTGCCCGGTCGAACAGACCGCTCTCGCCTGCGAGCACCGCACGCCATGA
- a CDS encoding formate dehydrogenase subunit gamma has protein sequence MSVGQSAAVSGRWDAARAREIIDAHLALEGPMIPILHALQEAFGYVDEAAVPLIAQALNLSRAEVHGVVSFYHDFRRAPAGRHALKLCRAEACQSVGCDALHEKLLHRLGLDWGATTADGALTIEPVYCLGLCATGPSAMIDGRPVGRLTETRLDKLVASALSGEARP, from the coding sequence ATGAGTGTCGGACAATCCGCGGCCGTAAGCGGCCGTTGGGATGCGGCTCGCGCGCGGGAGATCATCGACGCGCATCTCGCGCTCGAAGGCCCCATGATCCCGATCCTGCATGCGCTTCAGGAAGCCTTCGGCTATGTCGACGAGGCGGCCGTGCCGCTGATCGCGCAGGCGCTGAACCTCTCCCGCGCCGAGGTCCACGGTGTCGTCAGCTTCTATCACGATTTCCGCCGTGCCCCGGCCGGTCGGCACGCTCTCAAGCTGTGCCGCGCCGAGGCGTGCCAATCGGTCGGTTGCGACGCGCTGCACGAGAAGTTGCTCCACCGCCTGGGCCTCGACTGGGGCGCCACCACCGCGGACGGTGCGCTGACGATCGAACCCGTCTATTGCCTCGGTCTGTGCGCCACCGGCCCCTCGGCGATGATCGACGGCCGGCCCGTCGGCCGCCTGACGGAGACGCGCCTCGACAAGCTGGTCGCCTCGGCGCTCTCGGGGGAGGCCCGCCCGTGA
- a CDS encoding formate dehydrogenase beta subunit, whose amino-acid sequence MTSVRLYVPKDAVALALGADDVVGALGAAAAAAGRPVEIVRNGSRGLFWLEPMVEVVTAAGRVAYGPIAPEDVPALVAKGLFDGLAPKGEHAALYLGPTDAIAWLAGQQRLTFARCGIVDPLSITDYRATGGFAGLERAVAMGSAAIVKEVTDSGLRGRGGAGFPTGVKWKTVAEAAGEQKYIVCNADEGDSGTFADRMLMEGDPFGLIEGMVIAGLAVGATKGFVYCRSEYPHAIATFNEAIAIAHGAGLLGHNILGSDHAFELELRVGAGAYVCGEETALLESLEGKRGTVRPKPPLPAHKGLFGKPTVINNLISLATVPVILAKGAAFYRDFGMGRSRGTMPIQLAGNLKFGGLYETAFGVTLGELVETIGGGTLSGRPIKAVQVGGPLGAYFPPALFDTPFDYEAFAARDGLIGHGGVVVFDDTVDMAAQARFAFEFCAHESCGKCTPCRIGSTRGVEVIDRVVRGENAAANLELVTDLCQTMKFGSLCALGGFTPYPVMSAIRHFPEDFDRPALPAAAE is encoded by the coding sequence GTGACGAGTGTTCGCCTCTATGTTCCGAAGGATGCCGTCGCCCTCGCGCTCGGGGCCGATGACGTCGTGGGCGCCCTGGGCGCGGCGGCCGCCGCGGCCGGCCGGCCGGTCGAGATCGTGCGCAACGGCTCCCGCGGGCTGTTTTGGCTCGAGCCGATGGTCGAGGTCGTCACGGCCGCCGGCCGCGTCGCCTACGGCCCGATCGCGCCGGAAGACGTGCCGGCGCTGGTGGCGAAGGGGCTGTTCGACGGCCTCGCGCCGAAAGGCGAGCACGCCGCGCTCTATCTCGGACCGACCGACGCGATCGCCTGGCTCGCCGGCCAGCAGCGCCTGACCTTCGCCCGCTGCGGCATCGTCGATCCCCTGTCGATCACGGATTATCGCGCGACCGGCGGCTTCGCCGGGCTGGAGCGTGCGGTCGCGATGGGCTCGGCCGCGATCGTCAAGGAAGTCACCGATTCCGGTCTGCGCGGCCGCGGCGGCGCCGGCTTCCCGACCGGCGTGAAGTGGAAGACCGTCGCCGAGGCCGCGGGCGAGCAGAAATACATCGTCTGCAATGCGGACGAGGGCGATTCCGGCACCTTCGCCGACCGTATGCTCATGGAAGGCGATCCGTTCGGTCTCATCGAAGGCATGGTGATCGCCGGCCTCGCGGTCGGGGCGACCAAGGGCTTCGTCTATTGCCGGTCGGAATATCCCCATGCCATCGCGACGTTCAACGAAGCGATCGCGATCGCCCACGGGGCGGGGCTCCTCGGGCACAACATCCTGGGCTCCGACCACGCCTTCGAACTCGAGCTGCGCGTCGGCGCCGGCGCCTATGTGTGCGGCGAGGAAACGGCGCTTCTCGAGAGCCTCGAAGGCAAGCGCGGCACGGTGCGGCCGAAGCCGCCGCTGCCGGCCCACAAGGGTCTGTTCGGCAAGCCGACCGTCATCAACAACCTGATCTCGCTCGCGACCGTTCCGGTCATTCTCGCGAAGGGCGCGGCGTTCTATCGGGACTTCGGCATGGGCCGCTCCCGCGGCACGATGCCGATCCAGCTCGCGGGCAATCTGAAGTTCGGCGGCCTCTACGAGACCGCCTTCGGCGTAACGCTCGGCGAACTCGTCGAGACCATCGGCGGCGGCACCTTGAGCGGCCGGCCGATCAAGGCGGTGCAGGTGGGCGGGCCGCTCGGCGCCTATTTCCCACCGGCGTTGTTCGATACGCCGTTCGACTACGAGGCGTTCGCCGCCCGCGACGGCCTGATCGGCCACGGCGGCGTCGTCGTGTTCGACGACACCGTGGACATGGCGGCGCAGGCCCGCTTCGCCTTCGAATTCTGCGCCCACGAGAGCTGCGGCAAGTGCACACCCTGCCGCATCGGCTCGACGCGCGGCGTCGAGGTGATCGACCGCGTGGTGCGCGGCGAGAACGCCGCCGCCAACCTCGAACTCGTCACCGACCTCTGCCAGACGATGAAGTTCGGCTCGCTGTGCGCGCTCGGCGGCTTCACGCCCTATCCCGTGATGAGCGCGATCCGTCATTTCCCCGAGGACTTCGACCGTCCGGCCCTGCCGGCCGCAGCCGAATGA
- a CDS encoding usg protein, with amino-acid sequence MHDRVFEKQMAGYGLTTAHLLYRLPDHPKILQSYIWQEYDLAPAFPELKRFIAFWQRELEGALVHVEVAHRDVIGAASVRRVDGLLSLH; translated from the coding sequence ATGCACGATCGCGTCTTCGAGAAGCAGATGGCCGGCTACGGCCTGACCACGGCGCATCTCCTCTACCGCCTTCCCGATCACCCCAAGATCCTGCAAAGCTACATCTGGCAGGAATACGATCTCGCCCCGGCCTTTCCTGAACTCAAACGCTTCATCGCCTTCTGGCAGCGCGAACTCGAGGGGGCGCTCGTACACGTCGAGGTCGCGCATCGCGACGTGATCGGGGCGGCATCTGTCCGCCGGGTGGACGGGCTGCTCTCTCTGCACTGA
- a CDS encoding DMT family transporter, with product MTVPRDDALTDPLPRPLGAGRAMLCLIGAAAAWGLSIPITKGLLDTLPPLTLLALQLFGSIAALWTATLVARRRLPPRRAGWRAAATGLLEPGLAYAVAVPGLALTSATHAAIISAVEPAMIVVIVWAAFGERASRTVLLATALAIGGVILVTGGDGGDGVASFVGDGLLALGTLLAAVYVTASSRIVAAIDPLPLAALQQSVGLALIVVLLPLAVVSGLETLPSSVPPLVVAAAVASGLAQYSLPFWLYLTGLRSVPANVASLPLALTPVFGVTGALVLLGERMAPVQWLGCAVVIGAVVAIARRRG from the coding sequence ATGACCGTTCCCCGCGACGACGCCCTCACCGATCCGCTGCCGCGTCCCCTCGGCGCCGGCCGGGCAATGCTCTGCCTGATCGGCGCGGCGGCTGCCTGGGGGCTCTCGATCCCGATCACCAAGGGGCTGCTCGATACCCTCCCGCCGCTCACCCTGCTCGCGCTCCAGCTCTTTGGCAGCATCGCAGCCTTGTGGACGGCCACGCTCGTCGCACGTCGCCGGCTGCCGCCGCGCCGGGCGGGCTGGCGGGCCGCGGCGACCGGGCTCCTCGAACCCGGCCTCGCTTATGCCGTTGCCGTGCCGGGCTTGGCGCTGACGAGCGCAACCCATGCCGCCATCATCAGCGCGGTCGAGCCGGCGATGATCGTGGTGATCGTCTGGGCGGCGTTCGGCGAGCGCGCCAGCCGGACAGTTCTCCTGGCGACGGCGCTCGCGATCGGCGGCGTCATCCTGGTGACCGGCGGCGACGGCGGGGATGGTGTCGCCTCGTTCGTCGGCGACGGCCTTCTCGCGCTCGGAACCCTCCTCGCCGCGGTCTACGTCACCGCGTCAAGCCGGATCGTCGCCGCGATCGACCCGCTGCCGCTCGCGGCCCTTCAACAGAGCGTGGGGCTCGCCCTCATCGTGGTCCTGCTGCCGCTCGCGGTTGTGTCCGGGCTCGAGACGCTGCCGTCCTCCGTGCCGCCGCTCGTCGTCGCAGCCGCGGTCGCGAGCGGGCTCGCGCAATATTCCCTGCCGTTCTGGCTCTACCTGACCGGCCTCCGGAGCGTACCCGCCAACGTCGCCTCGCTGCCGCTCGCGCTGACCCCCGTGTTCGGCGTCACCGGCGCGCTCGTTCTGCTCGGCGAACGCATGGCGCCGGTGCAGTGGCTCGGCTGCGCCGTGGTGATCGGAGCCGTGGTCGCGATCGCTCGCCGGCGCGGCTGA
- the speB gene encoding agmatinase, producing the protein MADTASYRPTDNAFLGPLKGGSYEAAFTGALSFMRRRYSRDLAGIDAVVWGAPFDSAVTNRPGARFGPQAIRRASAILCGDPQYPFAFDPFETLAVIDWGDASFDQGYPMEAAAQIKAQADVILASGAFLLTLGGDHYVTWPLLQAHVEKHGPVALVQFDAHQDTWDDDGGRIDHGSFVARAVKAGLIDAEHSIQIGIRTHAPDTCGIEIVYAHEVETLGVAGLVECITSRVGTAKTYVTFDIDCLDPAFAPGTGTPVSGGLSSREALMTLRALGGLDIVGADIVEVAPAYDHADITAIAGSTVALYYLGLLAEKRGAGRD; encoded by the coding sequence ATGGCCGACACCGCTTCGTACCGCCCCACCGACAACGCCTTCCTCGGTCCGCTCAAGGGCGGCTCCTACGAGGCCGCCTTCACCGGCGCGCTGTCGTTTATGCGCCGCCGCTATTCCCGTGATCTCGCCGGAATCGACGCGGTGGTGTGGGGTGCGCCGTTCGACAGCGCGGTGACGAACCGGCCGGGGGCTCGCTTCGGACCCCAGGCGATCCGCCGGGCCTCGGCGATCCTCTGCGGCGATCCGCAATATCCGTTCGCCTTCGATCCGTTCGAGACGCTGGCGGTGATCGATTGGGGCGACGCGTCGTTCGACCAGGGCTATCCGATGGAGGCCGCGGCGCAGATCAAAGCGCAGGCCGACGTGATCCTCGCCTCGGGCGCGTTCCTCCTGACCCTCGGCGGCGACCATTATGTCACCTGGCCGCTGCTCCAGGCCCACGTCGAGAAGCACGGGCCCGTTGCGCTCGTGCAGTTCGACGCCCACCAGGACACCTGGGACGACGACGGTGGCCGCATCGATCACGGCAGCTTCGTCGCCCGGGCGGTCAAGGCGGGCCTGATCGACGCCGAGCACTCGATCCAGATCGGCATCCGCACCCATGCGCCCGACACCTGCGGCATCGAGATCGTGTACGCCCACGAGGTGGAGACGCTTGGGGTCGCCGGCCTTGTCGAGTGCATCACCTCGCGCGTCGGCACCGCCAAGACCTATGTGACCTTCGACATCGATTGCCTCGACCCCGCCTTCGCGCCGGGCACCGGCACGCCGGTGTCCGGCGGTCTTTCGAGCCGCGAGGCGTTGATGACGCTGCGGGCGCTCGGCGGCCTCGACATCGTCGGCGCCGACATCGTCGAGGTGGCGCCGGCCTACGACCACGCCGACATCACCGCGATCGCCGGTTCGACCGTGGCCCTCTATTATCTCGGCCTGCTCGCCGAGAAGCGGGGCGCCGGCCGCGACTGA
- the argC gene encoding N-acetyl-gamma-glutamyl-phosphate reductase: protein MSTSLRIAVLGASGYTGSELVRLLMRHPNAKIVALSAESKAGKTMAEVFPQFAPFDLPRLVKIEEIDLDTVDVVFCALPHATTQLVLKDVLTRKPSLKVIDLSADFRLADPDAYAKWYGHEHQALELQKEAVYGLTEIHRAAIAKARLVANPGCFTTTSLLPVIPLLAERAIEADPIVVDAKTGMSGAGRAAKEAMLFSEVAEGIHAYGVASHRHTAELDQEYSLAAGRSVIATFTPHLTPMIRGIYATIYLRTAEGFGPARLHEILAARYAAEPFVTVLPLGQVPQSRHVKGSNHVQIGIVPDRIAGRAIVLSTLDNLVKGASGQAIQNMNVVTGLPETTGVDQIALFP from the coding sequence ATGTCTACGTCGCTGCGCATCGCCGTCCTCGGCGCCTCGGGCTATACCGGGTCCGAACTGGTGCGCCTGCTGATGCGACACCCGAACGCCAAGATCGTCGCGCTCTCCGCCGAGTCGAAGGCCGGCAAGACGATGGCCGAGGTCTTCCCGCAATTCGCGCCGTTCGATCTGCCGCGGCTCGTAAAGATCGAGGAAATCGACCTCGACACGGTCGACGTGGTGTTCTGCGCGCTGCCGCACGCCACCACCCAGCTCGTGCTCAAGGACGTGCTGACCCGCAAGCCGTCGCTCAAGGTGATCGATCTCTCGGCCGATTTCCGCCTCGCCGATCCGGACGCCTATGCCAAGTGGTATGGCCATGAGCATCAGGCGCTGGAGCTCCAGAAGGAAGCGGTCTACGGCCTGACCGAGATCCATCGCGCGGCGATCGCCAAGGCGCGGCTCGTCGCCAACCCGGGCTGCTTCACCACCACGTCGCTGCTGCCGGTCATCCCGCTCCTCGCCGAGCGGGCGATCGAGGCCGATCCGATCGTGGTCGACGCCAAGACCGGCATGTCCGGCGCCGGCCGTGCCGCCAAGGAGGCGATGCTGTTCTCCGAAGTCGCCGAGGGCATCCACGCCTACGGCGTCGCGAGCCACCGCCACACCGCCGAGCTCGACCAGGAATATTCGCTCGCCGCCGGCCGTTCGGTCATCGCGACCTTCACGCCGCATCTGACCCCGATGATCCGCGGCATCTACGCCACGATCTATCTGCGCACCGCGGAAGGCTTCGGCCCGGCGCGCCTGCACGAGATCCTCGCCGCGCGCTATGCGGCCGAGCCTTTCGTGACGGTGCTGCCGCTCGGCCAGGTGCCGCAATCGCGCCACGTGAAGGGCTCGAACCACGTCCAGATCGGCATTGTGCCGGACCGCATCGCCGGCCGTGCCATCGTGCTCTCGACCCTCGACAATCTGGTCAAGGGCGCGTCGGGCCAGGCGATCCAGAACATGAACGTCGTCACCGGCCTGCCCGAGACGACGGGCGTCGATCAGATCGCCCTGTTCCCCTGA
- a CDS encoding RNA pyrophosphohydrolase, with product MSHDHKHGDHEHGKKREKKHHDTPAKAVPVDELPYRPCVGIVLLSADGLVFVGRRAGGEEQVDSAHAWQMPQGGIDGEEDPLEAAKRELYEETGVRSVSLLAETPDWVRYDLPPELVGKAWKGRYRGQIQKWFAFRFEGPDSEIDVLKPPGGHKAEFAEWRWERLARLPDLVVPFKRAVYEKVVAAFAPLVPAAHD from the coding sequence ATGAGCCACGATCACAAGCACGGCGATCACGAGCACGGCAAGAAGCGCGAAAAGAAGCACCACGACACCCCGGCCAAAGCTGTTCCGGTCGATGAATTGCCCTATCGACCCTGCGTCGGCATCGTCCTCCTCTCGGCCGACGGCCTCGTTTTCGTCGGCCGGCGCGCCGGCGGTGAGGAGCAGGTCGATTCCGCCCACGCCTGGCAGATGCCTCAAGGCGGCATCGACGGCGAGGAGGACCCCTTGGAGGCCGCCAAGCGCGAGCTCTACGAGGAAACCGGCGTGCGCAGCGTCAGCCTGCTCGCGGAAACACCCGACTGGGTGCGTTACGACCTGCCGCCCGAACTCGTCGGTAAGGCCTGGAAGGGGCGCTATCGCGGGCAGATCCAGAAATGGTTCGCGTTCCGCTTCGAGGGACCGGACAGCGAGATCGACGTGCTGAAGCCGCCCGGCGGCCACAAGGCGGAGTTCGCCGAATGGCGCTGGGAGCGGCTGGCGCGCCTGCCCGATCTCGTCGTGCCGTTCAAGCGTGCCGTCTACGAGAAGGTCGTCGCCGCCTTCGCTCCGCTCGTGCCGGCGGCGCACGACTGA
- a CDS encoding methyl-accepting chemotaxis protein produces the protein MSIARRLALGALVPSVLIAIMTGGSWLATGKLGHIQDAGADAARLAELASRTAGVAPTLYRVIADSEINHDLDASKPLWTSTLAEVHVTTDALAANVSSPEDKADSDAAKAALEKLDKTYREEMLPKLSSSNEMTQDIRDLDGEIDEIVSDILNHYTKIRDRAVAAAQASDAEFDRATAFYKTAGLLVGLLAFVFSIGAAVLINRSITRPIKALDRSMAALAGGEADLAIPGRDRTDEIGQMARTVEVFQINTQEKQRLEAVQALEATARAKRTAVIEQMISSFDEAMSGAIAAVADAAERMTTSAHALTNSADDTSERSNAAASASIEADSNVQTVASAAEELAASIGEISRRVESSSEIAEAADREAAHTVALIRELTAGSQKIGQITALIEAIASQTNLLALNATIEAARAGDAGRGFAVVASEVKDLASQTATATAQIGTQVSEIQAVTKRAAVAIDAIAGTIGQMSGITGEVADSIEQQLSATQEIASSVNQASAGTRDVTSNMSGVTRAAAETTSAASLVLQASSELGRQSEVIRREVAEFLTQVRAA, from the coding sequence ATGTCGATTGCACGCCGTCTCGCGCTCGGCGCCCTCGTCCCCTCCGTCCTGATCGCCATCATGACGGGCGGAAGTTGGCTCGCCACCGGTAAACTGGGTCACATCCAGGATGCGGGCGCAGACGCGGCGCGTCTCGCCGAGCTCGCCTCGCGAACGGCCGGCGTCGCCCCAACCCTCTACCGGGTGATCGCCGATTCCGAGATCAACCACGATCTCGATGCGTCGAAGCCACTGTGGACCAGCACCCTCGCCGAGGTGCACGTGACGACCGACGCACTCGCGGCCAATGTGAGCTCGCCCGAAGACAAGGCGGATTCCGATGCCGCCAAGGCCGCGCTCGAAAAGCTCGACAAAACCTACCGCGAGGAGATGCTGCCGAAGCTCTCGAGCTCCAACGAGATGACCCAGGACATCCGCGACCTCGACGGCGAGATCGACGAAATCGTCAGCGACATTCTCAACCACTACACGAAGATCCGGGACCGCGCGGTGGCCGCGGCCCAAGCAAGCGACGCCGAATTCGACCGCGCGACCGCATTCTACAAGACCGCCGGCCTCCTGGTCGGCCTGCTCGCTTTTGTCTTCTCGATCGGTGCGGCGGTGCTGATCAACCGCAGCATCACCCGCCCGATCAAGGCTCTCGATCGCAGCATGGCGGCGCTCGCCGGCGGCGAAGCGGACCTCGCAATCCCCGGCCGCGACCGCACCGACGAGATCGGTCAGATGGCGCGCACCGTCGAGGTGTTCCAGATAAACACCCAAGAGAAGCAGCGCCTCGAAGCTGTGCAGGCGTTGGAGGCGACCGCCCGCGCCAAGCGCACGGCCGTCATCGAGCAGATGATCTCATCCTTCGACGAGGCGATGAGTGGCGCCATCGCCGCCGTCGCCGACGCGGCGGAGCGGATGACGACCTCGGCCCACGCCCTCACCAACTCCGCCGACGACACCTCGGAGCGCTCAAACGCCGCCGCCTCCGCCTCGATCGAGGCTGATTCGAACGTGCAGACGGTGGCGAGTGCCGCCGAAGAACTCGCCGCCTCGATCGGCGAGATCAGCCGCCGCGTGGAATCGTCGAGCGAGATCGCCGAAGCGGCCGATCGCGAGGCCGCCCACACCGTCGCTCTCATCCGCGAACTGACCGCCGGCTCCCAGAAGATCGGGCAGATCACAGCCCTCATCGAAGCGATCGCCTCGCAGACGAATCTGCTGGCCCTCAATGCGACCATCGAGGCGGCGCGGGCCGGCGACGCCGGCCGCGGCTTCGCAGTCGTGGCGTCCGAGGTGAAGGATCTGGCGAGCCAGACCGCGACGGCGACGGCCCAGATCGGCACGCAGGTTTCGGAAATCCAAGCGGTGACTAAGCGCGCCGCCGTCGCCATCGACGCGATCGCCGGCACCATCGGACAGATGAGCGGCATCACCGGTGAAGTGGCGGACTCAATCGAGCAGCAGCTTTCGGCGACCCAGGAGATCGCCTCGAGCGTCAATCAGGCCTCGGCGGGAACGCGGGACGTGACCTCGAACATGAGCGGCGTGACGCGGGCCGCGGCCGAGACCACCTCGGCAGCGAGCCTGGTGCTCCAGGCCTCGAGCGAGCTCGGCCGGCAATCGGAGGTGATCCGCCGGGAAGTAGCGGAATTCCTGACCCAAGTCCGCGCCGCCTGA